ACGGGCTCCGCGGGTGGCGGAAGAGCGCCATCGCTGGGTGCAACAGGTTGGGGTCGAAGGCGAAGACGAGCCCGCCCGGTCGCAGGGCGCGTCGCGCCTCGGCGAGGGCGGCGTCGAGGTCCGGGAGATGGTGCAGGACGCTCGAGAAGGCAACGACCGCCGCCGTGCCGTCGGCCAGGGGCAGTCGCAGCGCGTCGGCGCGGAGCCAACGCTCCCTAAGCCCAGGGTGCTGCCGGGCCCGATCGAGCGCGACGAGCGAGAGGTCGATCCCGAGGTAACGCCCACCGACGGACGAATAGACCCCCCGTGACGCACCGGAGCCGCAACCGACGTCGACGACCCACCCCTGGTCCGGAGGCGATGCGGCGAGGAAGCGCCGCCCGAGCACCGCCCATCCCTCCGGGAGGAACGGATCGAAACCCTCGGGCGACGCGGCGAGCGCGTCGAAGGTGGCGATCTCGCGCGCTCGCGCGGCAGCGGAGCGCTCGCCCGCGCTCCGAGTGTCGCCTGCGCCGCGCACCGGCCAGCTCAGATTCGGCCCAGCCGGATCTCTTCGGCGACCCAGGGGATCACCTCGTCGAGCATCTCGGAGAGCGTCGTCGTCGCTTCGAAGCCAAGGAGGCGCCGGGCCTTGTCGACGTCCGGAATGCGGGTCTCGACGTCGTAGGGATACGGCGGATCGTGCTCCAGACGCAGCGGTCGGGACTCGCCGTGCACCTTCGTCCAGACGGCCTGCGCGAGCTCGGCGACCGTCGTGGCGGTCGGCGTCGAGAGGTTGAAGTCCTGGTTCTCCGCCGCGTCGGAGAAGATCGCGGCGACGATGCCGCGCGCGAGGTCGCCGCCGTAGGTGTAGCAGCGCACCTGTTCGCCGCTGCCGAGGATCCGCAGCGGGTCCTGTCCCTTGAGCACCTTCTGCGCCAGGTCCGGGACCACGTGGCTCATCGCGAGGCGAATGTTGCCGCTCGGCACTTCGCGGTCGACAAGTGCACGCCGTTCGCCGACGCCGACACAGTTGAAGGGCCGGCAGATGGTGTAGGGCAGCCCGTGCTGCTCGAAAGCCCCCTGGGCGAAATACTCGCAGGCGAGCTTCTGGAAGCCGTAGGTGCTGCGCGGTGGCGCGCATTCGCGCTGGTGACCCTCCGGGGTCGGGAAGACGGTGGCGTTCTCGTAGACCATCGAGCTCGAGAGCACGGTGATCTTGCGCAGGCGGCCGCGTTTCCGGGCGGCGATCGCCGCGTCGAAGCTCGCCGCGACGATCCGCTCGTTTTCCGCCAGGAGGTCGTAGGCGAGCTCGTGGAAATAGCTGATGCCGCCGATCATCGCCGCGGCGGCGACGAAATGGTCGGCATCGGCGACGAG
This genomic window from Holophagales bacterium contains:
- a CDS encoding methyltransferase domain-containing protein, with the translated sequence MRGAGDTRSAGERSAAARAREIATFDALAASPEGFDPFLPEGWAVLGRRFLAASPPDQGWVVDVGCGSGASRGVYSSVGGRYLGIDLSLVALDRARQHPGLRERWLRADALRLPLADGTAAVVAFSSVLHHLPDLDAALAEARRALRPGGLVFAFDPNLLHPAMALFRHPRSPFYVANGVSPDERPLAPSVLRSAFAAAGFVRIGQRGQSGIAYRAVAPRGFQRGLAIFNLVDRGFEAAGLGRWFGTFVVTWGRCPGDLTAPA
- a CDS encoding NAD-dependent epimerase/dehydratase family protein, producing the protein MKVLVTGSAGFIGGYLVGELLAAGHEVVGLDNFSKYGEVERSYAGHPAFRFVRGDAKDSSALTELVADADHFVAAAAMIGGISYFHELAYDLLAENERIVAASFDAAIAARKRGRLRKITVLSSSMVYENATVFPTPEGHQRECAPPRSTYGFQKLACEYFAQGAFEQHGLPYTICRPFNCVGVGERRALVDREVPSGNIRLAMSHVVPDLAQKVLKGQDPLRILGSGEQVRCYTYGGDLARGIVAAIFSDAAENQDFNLSTPTATTVAELAQAVWTKVHGESRPLRLEHDPPYPYDVETRIPDVDKARRLLGFEATTTLSEMLDEVIPWVAEEIRLGRI